A genomic stretch from Desulfohalobium retbaense DSM 5692 includes:
- a CDS encoding efflux RND transporter permease subunit, whose amino-acid sequence MNLASFSVRNPVCINLIMATILIMGVVLYVTRMPKEIFPAFSQDIIQVTTVYGGASAREMEKNVSMKIEDAFADLEDIEDIFSTSQEGRSTVRLEVSKEVSNTAKLLNDVQQAIDQIDDLPEDAEDPVVQELDSDLPIITVSLYGGINLLELERLVEDLEDAIAAVPGVANVNRSGLPEREVWVEIRPETIKQYKLTLQDVTRILDAQNYDLPGGTMDTTEGAYLLRTKGKAATLEDLREIVVATGPNGGQVVLDDIATLRDWFADKSTLGRFNRQRAINLSVFKNDDGDAIKITQAITEVTERFEGQLPPTVQIGLFNDLSVYIKNRLDVLKTSGFQGLIVVFILLLLALNTRVAGLVTLGIPVSFLGAIVLMYYVGMTMNMIAMFALIVVLGLVVDDAVVIGENVYRHYEQGLSPAEAAVRGASEVSWPVVSAVATTIAAFLPMLLIPGTMGVFLGVIPKVVTFALLVSLLEALVILPSHLAEFLPARPKPPSRLRRKLNAGVDSAIDVYGRFLDLVLECRYVFLTAVISFSAVLIVYSAVHLPFILFGEFEGAQFYVNVECPLSFSLEDTEEYIKQVEERLAETIPEAELISLVTNVGTIMDDMDSFRSGPHLGQIIVELKEFGKGRDRPIKVVSSDVRDALADLQRGGRHIEVQELQSGPGGKPIYILVTGPRLDVLQEISFEIQNFVSQIPGVRDLSDNLEPGKTEFQVELTPLARTLGLSERDVAWQLRSGFAGIASTTSMQSAAEDIDIRVRFPEAVADRVETLYRMHLRLPGGELVPLSEVARVAPVRGESAILRDNGQRSVAITGDLDQAKTTASDVAQAVQDRFGDVAERFPGYRLTTQRGEVQDINRSMTALKFAFLLALFLIYFILGTQFRSYVQPLIVMAAIPLGIDGVLLGHILTGKQLGILSMIGLVALSGIVVNDSLVLVDFVNRLRRQGQDRRSSLVQAGMIRFRPVLLTSLTTMGGLFFLAFLAKGQAQFLSPMAVSIFFGLMMATLITLLVVPAMYSVTDDIALHFRRRRKGTV is encoded by the coding sequence GACGGTCTACGGAGGGGCCTCGGCCCGGGAGATGGAGAAAAATGTCTCCATGAAGATCGAGGATGCGTTCGCGGACCTGGAAGATATTGAGGACATCTTTTCCACTTCTCAGGAAGGACGGAGCACGGTCCGGCTTGAAGTCTCGAAAGAGGTCTCGAATACCGCCAAACTGCTCAACGATGTCCAACAGGCCATCGACCAGATCGACGATCTACCGGAAGACGCCGAAGACCCGGTGGTCCAGGAACTCGATTCCGATCTGCCCATCATCACGGTCTCCCTCTACGGGGGGATCAATCTTCTGGAACTGGAACGCCTTGTCGAGGATCTAGAGGACGCCATCGCCGCAGTGCCTGGCGTGGCCAATGTCAATCGCAGCGGCCTGCCGGAGCGGGAGGTCTGGGTCGAGATCCGGCCGGAAACCATCAAGCAATATAAGCTCACCCTCCAGGATGTCACACGCATTCTCGACGCACAGAATTACGATCTGCCTGGGGGGACAATGGACACCACCGAGGGAGCCTATCTGCTGCGGACCAAGGGCAAGGCGGCCACGTTGGAAGACTTGCGAGAGATTGTCGTGGCCACCGGCCCCAACGGGGGGCAGGTGGTCCTGGACGACATCGCCACCTTGCGGGACTGGTTCGCTGACAAATCCACCCTGGGACGGTTCAATCGGCAGCGGGCCATCAATCTCAGCGTTTTTAAAAATGACGACGGCGACGCCATCAAGATCACTCAGGCGATCACGGAAGTGACCGAGCGGTTCGAGGGCCAACTGCCCCCGACGGTGCAAATCGGCCTGTTCAACGATCTCTCCGTGTATATCAAAAACAGGCTTGATGTCCTGAAAACCAGCGGTTTTCAGGGGCTGATCGTTGTTTTCATTTTGCTGCTATTGGCCCTGAATACCAGGGTGGCGGGACTGGTTACCCTCGGCATTCCGGTGTCTTTTCTTGGGGCGATTGTCCTGATGTACTATGTCGGCATGACGATGAACATGATCGCCATGTTCGCTCTGATTGTTGTGCTGGGACTCGTCGTGGATGACGCCGTGGTGATCGGGGAGAATGTTTACCGGCATTACGAGCAGGGGCTTTCTCCGGCGGAGGCGGCTGTGCGCGGGGCTTCAGAGGTGTCCTGGCCCGTGGTTTCCGCCGTGGCTACGACCATAGCCGCCTTTTTACCCATGTTGCTCATCCCCGGAACTATGGGCGTTTTTTTGGGGGTGATCCCCAAAGTGGTCACCTTTGCCCTCCTGGTTTCGCTGCTGGAGGCCTTGGTCATTTTGCCCTCGCACTTGGCGGAATTTTTGCCGGCGCGGCCGAAGCCGCCGTCGCGCCTGCGCCGGAAACTCAATGCGGGGGTGGATAGTGCGATTGATGTCTACGGCAGGTTCTTGGATCTGGTGCTTGAATGCCGCTATGTCTTTTTGACAGCGGTGATCAGTTTCAGCGCGGTTTTAATCGTATACAGTGCGGTCCATCTGCCGTTTATTCTCTTTGGCGAGTTCGAGGGAGCCCAATTTTACGTCAACGTCGAATGCCCACTGTCCTTTTCTCTGGAAGATACCGAAGAGTATATCAAGCAAGTCGAAGAACGCTTAGCAGAGACGATACCCGAGGCGGAACTTATTTCACTGGTGACCAATGTCGGCACGATTATGGATGACATGGACAGCTTTCGTTCTGGGCCTCATCTGGGCCAGATCATTGTTGAACTCAAGGAGTTTGGAAAGGGGCGAGACAGGCCGATCAAAGTTGTCAGTTCCGATGTGCGCGATGCCCTTGCGGATCTCCAGCGCGGTGGACGGCACATCGAAGTCCAGGAACTCCAGAGCGGTCCCGGAGGCAAGCCGATTTATATCCTGGTGACCGGGCCGCGTCTTGACGTATTGCAGGAAATTTCCTTTGAGATTCAGAATTTTGTGAGTCAGATTCCAGGGGTGCGCGATTTGAGCGACAATCTGGAGCCGGGCAAAACCGAGTTTCAGGTCGAACTGACCCCCTTGGCCCGGACGCTGGGGCTCAGCGAACGGGATGTGGCCTGGCAGTTGCGTTCAGGATTCGCAGGCATCGCCTCCACGACGAGTATGCAGAGCGCGGCTGAAGATATTGATATCCGGGTCCGCTTCCCGGAAGCCGTGGCAGATCGGGTGGAAACCTTGTACCGCATGCATCTGCGGCTCCCCGGCGGGGAGTTGGTTCCGTTGTCCGAGGTGGCCCGCGTGGCTCCGGTGCGGGGCGAGAGCGCTATTTTACGGGACAACGGACAGCGCTCCGTGGCCATCACTGGTGATCTGGACCAGGCCAAGACCACGGCGTCGGATGTCGCCCAGGCCGTGCAGGACCGTTTTGGCGATGTCGCGGAACGCTTCCCCGGATACCGTCTGACCACGCAGCGTGGTGAAGTCCAGGATATCAACCGCTCCATGACGGCGCTCAAGTTCGCCTTTTTATTGGCCCTGTTCCTGATCTATTTTATTCTGGGAACCCAGTTCCGGTCCTATGTTCAGCCGCTTATCGTCATGGCCGCCATCCCTTTGGGCATAGACGGTGTTTTGCTGGGCCATATCCTGACCGGCAAACAATTGGGGATCTTGTCCATGATCGGACTTGTGGCGCTTTCTGGTATTGTGGTCAATGATTCACTGGTGCTGGTCGATTTCGTCAACCGCTTGCGCAGGCAGGGCCAGGACCGACGGAGTTCTCTGGTTCAGGCCGGGATGATCCGGTTTCGCCCGGTGCTTCTGACGTCGTTGACAACGATGGGCGGGCTCTTTTTCCTGGCCTTTTTGGCCAAAGGGCAGGCCCAATTTCTATCGCCGATGGCCGTGTCCATCTTTTTTGGACTCATGATGGCTACACTCATTACCTTACTCGTGGTTCCGGCCATGTATTCGGTGACCGATGATATCGCTTTGCATTTTCGGCGCCGGCGGAAGGGGACGGTATGA
- a CDS encoding AsmA family protein, producing MGWKKITAIVLGVILLVVVGAAVFLVTYDYNALKPQIEAAVEKNTGRKLTLDGDISLALGLTPALVVEDVSLANAQWGSKPQMLEVGRFELQVALLPLFQRNVEIQRVVLRDTSVLVETNTQGVSNLTLHKPQAAAEPEQETSPEAPSDAASQKGPLPGLELDNVLVENGSIDVRDAAGETVTSFSVQRLALQTLPNKDVQMTFDGQFNGQPLSMSGTVGPLQGLTDAQQQWPVDLAVQSGSASVALEGAIRDVFAQRGLDLDLSATIPEPAALKPLVGQEIPVAGPIECTATLTDTAAKTFRLDSLQVRQGENRLSGTVSLALGPPLSVTADLTSPLLDVTAITTQPSGDTAPPQEQQGASSAAGDQRVFPDTELPWEALRQINAQCSLQVGTLVIPKLQLVDTQLELGLKDGLLTLSRLTARSGAEGTLNATMTVDARSKQPRLECAARIEHFALEQVLRETKSDSFLQGTVSTDLAVTGQGRSVAAIMAGLDGKLQASMSEGRLANARLEKWGADLGASLFRLLNPLEERGRFTPIQCAVLVVPIDSGLARVQALVVDTPRMLLRGQGSVNLRTEALDIGLDPQPKEGLQTGVLGKLSLSFSELAQAFRLGGTLAKPSLALDKTKTIETLGKGIGGTLLFGPAGAAAGLLGSSDTSDNPCLQALEGADAAQEQQAEKPSSPQEQVEKGLEDLGGKLQKLFE from the coding sequence ATGGGCTGGAAAAAAATAACAGCAATTGTATTGGGAGTGATTCTTCTGGTGGTGGTCGGAGCTGCCGTCTTTCTTGTCACCTATGACTACAACGCCCTCAAGCCGCAAATTGAGGCCGCGGTTGAGAAAAACACGGGCCGCAAATTGACCTTGGACGGGGATATCTCCCTGGCCCTCGGACTGACCCCGGCCCTGGTGGTCGAGGATGTCTCCCTGGCCAATGCGCAATGGGGATCGAAGCCGCAGATGCTTGAAGTGGGCCGCTTTGAACTCCAGGTGGCCTTGCTGCCCCTTTTTCAGCGCAACGTGGAGATCCAGCGTGTTGTCCTCCGGGACACCTCGGTTCTCGTGGAGACGAATACACAGGGTGTTTCCAATCTGACGCTGCACAAACCGCAGGCCGCAGCTGAACCCGAGCAGGAAACCAGCCCCGAAGCGCCAAGCGATGCTGCTTCCCAAAAGGGCCCTCTGCCCGGATTGGAACTCGACAATGTTCTTGTGGAAAACGGGTCCATTGATGTGCGCGACGCTGCTGGTGAAACCGTGACCTCCTTCTCGGTGCAGCGTCTGGCGTTGCAGACCCTGCCCAATAAAGACGTCCAAATGACGTTTGACGGCCAGTTCAATGGTCAGCCGCTTTCGATGAGCGGCACCGTCGGTCCCCTGCAGGGACTGACCGATGCCCAGCAGCAATGGCCCGTTGATCTTGCCGTGCAATCCGGTTCGGCTTCTGTTGCTTTGGAAGGAGCTATTCGGGACGTCTTCGCCCAGCGTGGCCTGGATCTGGACCTTTCGGCGACGATTCCCGAGCCAGCGGCCCTGAAGCCGCTTGTTGGCCAGGAGATTCCGGTGGCCGGGCCCATCGAGTGTACAGCCACGCTGACCGACACCGCGGCAAAAACGTTTCGCCTCGACTCCTTGCAGGTGCGGCAAGGGGAAAATCGCTTGAGCGGCACCGTTTCCCTCGCTCTCGGACCGCCCCTTTCAGTGACCGCGGATTTGACCAGTCCGCTTCTGGATGTGACCGCCATCACCACCCAGCCTTCTGGCGATACCGCACCTCCTCAGGAGCAACAGGGGGCTTCGTCCGCCGCCGGCGACCAGCGCGTGTTTCCGGACACAGAACTGCCGTGGGAGGCGCTCAGGCAGATCAATGCCCAATGTTCCCTCCAGGTTGGGACGCTGGTTATCCCCAAATTGCAGCTTGTTGATACCCAGCTGGAACTCGGCTTGAAAGATGGTCTGCTCACTCTTTCCCGTTTGACGGCCCGCTCCGGCGCCGAAGGGACGTTGAACGCCACAATGACAGTGGACGCCCGTTCCAAGCAGCCGCGGCTGGAATGTGCGGCACGGATCGAGCATTTTGCCCTGGAGCAGGTCCTGCGGGAAACGAAATCCGACAGTTTCCTCCAGGGCACGGTGAGTACCGACTTGGCGGTCACCGGACAGGGCCGTTCCGTGGCAGCGATCATGGCCGGTCTGGACGGCAAGTTGCAGGCGAGCATGAGCGAGGGCCGGCTGGCGAATGCGAGGCTTGAGAAGTGGGGCGCTGATCTGGGAGCGAGTCTGTTCCGTCTCCTGAATCCGCTGGAAGAGCGCGGACGATTTACCCCCATCCAATGCGCTGTTCTTGTCGTGCCGATCGATTCCGGACTGGCCCGGGTGCAGGCCTTGGTCGTGGATACGCCGCGCATGCTCCTGCGGGGACAGGGATCCGTCAATCTGCGCACAGAAGCCCTGGATATCGGGCTGGATCCGCAGCCCAAGGAAGGATTGCAGACCGGGGTTCTGGGCAAGTTGAGCCTCAGCTTCAGCGAACTGGCCCAGGCCTTCCGCCTCGGGGGGACCTTGGCCAAGCCGTCATTGGCGTTGGACAAGACGAAAACGATCGAGACCTTGGGCAAAGGCATCGGCGGGACACTGCTCTTTGGTCCGGCCGGGGCCGCTGCAGGGCTGCTGGGTTCCAGCGATACGTCCGACAATCCGTGTCTGCAAGCCCTGGAGGGGGCGGATGCTGCCCAAGAGCAGCAGGCAGAAAAACCCTCCTCGCCCCAGGAGCAAGTGGAAAAAGGGCTCGAAGATTTGGGCGGTAAACTGCAAAAGCTCTTTGAGTGA
- a CDS encoding flavodoxin family protein: MQVVAINGSPRKNGNTAQLLQTVCAKLNTQGVETETIQLGTEPLRGCVDCGVCKKEKNSRCVYDDDPLNTILAQMNAADGILLGSPTYFSNVTTNMKSLMDRAGRVSRVSGFTLRRKVGAPVVAMRRAGGTHVFSSINYFFLISQMIVPGSSYWNLACGLQEGDVMKDAEGVKTMELLGENMAWLLKKLRD, encoded by the coding sequence ATGCAGGTTGTGGCGATTAACGGAAGTCCTCGTAAAAACGGCAATACCGCGCAATTATTGCAGACCGTTTGCGCCAAGCTCAATACGCAAGGAGTCGAGACGGAAACGATCCAACTGGGTACCGAGCCATTGCGCGGATGCGTGGACTGCGGTGTGTGCAAGAAAGAAAAAAACAGTCGTTGTGTCTATGATGACGATCCCTTGAACACCATCCTGGCTCAAATGAACGCCGCAGATGGGATTTTGCTGGGCTCCCCGACCTATTTCTCGAACGTGACCACAAACATGAAATCGCTAATGGATCGGGCCGGACGTGTCTCCAGGGTCAGCGGATTCACCCTGCGGCGCAAGGTGGGCGCCCCTGTGGTGGCCATGCGCCGGGCCGGCGGGACCCATGTTTTCAGTTCGATCAACTATTTTTTCCTGATCTCCCAAATGATTGTCCCTGGTTCCAGTTATTGGAACCTCGCCTGCGGCCTCCAGGAAGGCGATGTCATGAAGGACGCTGAAGGGGTCAAGACAATGGAGTTGTTGGGAGAAAACATGGCCTGGCTTTTGAAAAAGCTTCGCGATTGA